A stretch of Bos taurus isolate L1 Dominette 01449 registration number 42190680 breed Hereford chromosome 5, ARS-UCD2.0, whole genome shotgun sequence DNA encodes these proteins:
- the OR6C68 gene encoding olfactory receptor 6C68, with product MSLNSAVQTFLTFTSRFGKIQESIMRNHTTVTVFILLGLTEDPQLQVLLFIFLFLTYILSITGNLTIITLTLVDPHLKTPMYFFLQNFSFLEISFTTSCIPRFLYNISTGDRTITYNACAIQLFFTYLFGVTEFFLLATMSYDRYMAICKPLHYMTIMSNKLCKTMIICCWMVALMTILPPLSLGFHLEFCDSNVIDHFACDASPLLKISCSDTWLIEQMVIACSVLILIITLICVVFSYIYIIRTILKFPSLQQRKKAFSTCSSHMIVLSISYGSCIFIYVKPSAKEGNINKGVSLLISSISPMLNPFIYTLRNKQVKQAFNDSLKKAAFLLRK from the coding sequence ATGTCATTGAATTCTGCAGTTCAAACATTTCTGACATTTACAAGTAGGTTTGGCAAAATCCAGGAGTCAATAATGAGAAACCACACCACTGTAACAGTATTCATTCTTCTAGGACTGACAGAAGATCCTCAGTtgcaagttttgctttttatttttctatttctcaccTACATTTTGAGTATAACTGGTAATCTGACCATCATTACCCTAACATTGGTAGATCCTCACCTTAAAACACCCAtgtattttttcctccaaaatttctctttcttagaaATCTCATTTACAACCTCCTGTATTCCAAGATTCCTATACAATATATCAACTGGGGACAGAACCATTACTTATAATGCATGTGCGattcaattattttttacatATCTTTTTGGAGTAACTGAATTTTTTCTCTTGGCGACCATGTCATATGATCGCTATATGGCCATCTGCAAACCCTTGCATTATATGACAATCATGagcaacaaactgtgcaaaacaATGATCATCTGCTGCTGGATGGTGGCACTTATGACTATCCTCCCACCACTCAGCTTAGGTTTTCATCTGGAATTCTGTGATTCTAATGTCATTGATCATTTTGCCTGTGATGCATCACCTCTCCTGAAGATCTCATGCTCAGACACATGGTTAATTGAGCAGATGGTAATAGCCTGTTCTGTACTGATCCTCATCATCACTCTCATATGTGTAGTTTTCTCCTATATATACATCATAAGGACAATTCTAAAATTCCCTTCtcttcagcaaagaaaaaaagcctTTTCTACCTGTTCTTCCCACATGATTGTACTTTCCATCTCTTACGGCAGCTGCATTTTCATCTATGTCAAACCATCTGCAAAAGAGGGAAATATTAACAAAGGTGTGTCACTGCTTATTTCTTCCATATCACCAATGCTGAATCCTTTTATATATACTTTGAGGAATAAGCAAGTTAAACAAGCCTTTAATGACTCACTGAAAAAAGCTGCATTTCtcttaagaaagtaa